The window CCCAAACCGCCTAACAGCGCTGCGCCGATGGCATCACCGGTGACGTTCTGTGCGGTCCACAAACCGTTAATGCGCCCGAGCATCGCTTCCGGCGTCTGCGTCTGTAACAGGGTGTACTGCAACAGAGAACTCACCGCGCTCAGCCAGCCAAACAGCGCCAGGCAGACCACGCCCAATTGCCAGACCGGCATCAGTCCAAACAGACCAATTGCGAGGAAGGACGCCACGGTCGACGTCAGCATAATCAAGCCAGGACGCACGCTGTGCGCCAGTTGCCCACTGGTCAATGCGCCGATGGCGGCACCTAGCGGGATCGCCGCATACAGCAGACCAATCTGGGCGCTCGACATCTGCCAGCTCATCGCCAGCGCCGGGTAAAGTACGCGCACAGCGCTGGCCATGGTCAGCAGGCCGCCCAACAGCGCAATGCCGCCAATCAGCGGACTGGCAAGCAGGAAACGAAATGCTGCCAGCAGGGATTTCAATGGGTGTTCACGTGGCTGGGGCGGCGGCGGTAACGCAGGAAGGCTCAACAACGGCAGTAAGGTAATAAAAGTGCCTGCCGCCGCCAGACCATAGTTCCAGGCCACGCCGCCGGTGGCGAGCAGTACCCCACCTACCATCGGCGATATCACCGATCCCAGGCGCACCGTCAGCATGGTGATGGCCCCCGCCTGCATCAGGTTCTCACGCCCAACCAGCGCCGGCGTTGCCGCCAGCAGCGCCGTAACGCCCAATGAAGCAAAAAAGCCGTCCCATAAACCGAGGATATAAATTGCCAGCAGCGACGGTTCCGGGAGCAGCGCGTTCAGACACAGACCAATAAAGCCAATGCCGCAGGTACCACGCGCCAGCAGGATCACTTTTTTACGCTCATAGCGGTCGGCCAGCACGCCGCCGATCATCAGGCCAATAAACATCGCGCTGCCGGTGAGCGTTACCGACAAACCAACCTGCCAGGTCGACTGGGTCATCATCTGGATCTGTACCGGCACCGCCACGCCGAGTAGTCCCAGAGAGACGATGGAAATAAAACGGGCAAGGAAAACGGCGCGAAATGCAGGGTGGGTCTTTAGCAGGCTGAGATTGAGCAGCCAGGATTGTCGATTCATTACAGAGCCTTACCAGGTACTTTTTCAATATCCATTCAATGGCTGCACATGCTAACATACCTAAATAAGATCGATAACGATAATTACTATCATTATCAAGGATAGTTGATATGTCATGCTCTGTTTCCGCGACACGCGCCTTTGCCGTGCCCGGACTGTTGTTATTACTTGTTGTCACCACGGTATTAAGTCTGGTTATTGGCGCCAGGTCGCTCCCTGCCTCCGTGGTGCTGGATGCGCTCACCGGCAGTTGTCATAGCGCTGATTGCACCATTGTGCTGGACGCGCGGCTCCCGCGTACGCTAGCAGGATTGCTCGCAGGCGGCGCGCTGGGACTGGCGGGTGCCTTGATGCAAACGCTGACCCGGAATCCGCTGGCCGACCCCGGTATTCTTGGCGTCAATTCTGGTGCCAGCTTCGCCATTGTGCTGGGGGCCTCGCTGTTCGGTTTCTCCTCCCCGCAAGAGCAACTGCTGATGGCCTTTTCCGGGGCGCTAGCCGCGTCGCTGATTGTCGCCTTTACCGGCAGCCAGGGGGGTGGTCAGCTCAGCCCGGTTCGCCTGACGCTGGCTGGCGTGGCGCTGGGGGCAGTACTGGAGGGATTATCCAGCGGCATCGCCCTGCTCAACCCTGACGTCTACGATCAACTGCGTTTCTGGCAGGCCGGTTCGCTGGACATTCGCAGTCTGCAAACCCTGAAAGTGGTCCTGATCCCGGTACTGATCGCCGGAGCCGTAGCCCTGTTCCTCAGCCGTGGTCTGAACAGTCTGAGCCTGGGCACGGATACCGCCACTGCGCTGGGCAGTAAAGTCGCCCGTACGCAGTTTATCGGTCTGCTGGTAATCACCGTCCTGTGCGGAAGCGCGACCGCGATTGTCGGCCCTATCGCTTTTATCGGCCTGATGATGCCGCATATGGCGCGCTGGCTGGTGGGAGCCGATCACCGCTGGTCGCTGCCCGTCACCTTACTGGCAACGCCTTCCCTGCTGTTAATTGCCGATATTATCGGTCGCCTGATTGTGCCCGGTGAGCTACGCGTATCGGTGGTCAGTGCGTTTATCGGCGCGCCGGTGCTTATTTTTCTGGTACGCCGTAAGCAGCGTGGAGGTGGCGCATGATGCACCTTTCTCGTCGACTGATGATCAGTTGCCTGCTGCTGGTTGTGGGCTGTATCGCCGTCGGATTATGGAGCCTGCGTAGCGGCGTTGTGACGCTGGAAACGCAGCAGATCATTGCCGCCCTGCTGGGCGATGCACCGCGCAACATTACGCTGGTGGTGACGGAATGGCGTTTACCGCGCGTGCTGATGGCACTACTGATTGGCGCGGCTCTGGGCGTCAGTGGCGCAATATTCCAGTCACTGATGCGTAACCCGCTGGGCAGCCCGGACGTGATGGGCTTCAATACCGGCGCCTGGAGCGGCGTGCTGGTGGCGATGGTGCTATTTGGCCAGCATCTTACCGCCATTGCGCTGGCGGCCATGCTCGGCGGGGTCCTGACCTCGCTGGTCGTCTGGGCGCTGGCCTGGCGCAACGGTATAGAAACGTTCCGCCTGATTATCATCGGCATCGGCATTCGCGCCATGCTGGTGGCGTTTAACACCTGGCTGCTACTGAAAGCCTCCTTAGAAACCGCGCTGACGGCCGGACTGTGGAACGCCGGATCGCTCAATGGTCTGACTTGGGCGAAAACCTGGCCATCCGCGCCGCTGATTATTCTGATGCTGGTGTGCGCCACGCTGCTGGTGCGCCGCCTGCGCTTGCTGGAAATGGGTGATGACAGCGCCTGTGCGCTGGGCGTCAGCGTCGAACGTTCGCGTTTAATGATGATGCTGGTGGCGGTAGTACTGACCGCCGCTGCCACCGCGCTGGCGGGACCTATCTCGTTTATTGCCCTTGTCGCACCGCATATTGCCCGTCGCCTTAGCGGCACTGCTCGCTGGGGATTAACCCAGTCAGCGCTGTGCGGCGCACTGTTACTGCTGACGGCCGATTTATGCGCCCAGCAGCTATTTTTGCCTTATCAGCTTCCGGTCGGCGTTGTCACCGTAAGCCTCGGCGGTATTTATCTTATCGTCTTGTTAATTCAGGAGTCCCGCAAAAAATGACCGAATCAGTAGCCCGTTTGCGTGGCGACCAGTTAACGCTAGGGTATGGCAAGTTTACCGTGGCAGAAAACCTCGACGTGTCGATCCCCGACGGTCACTTCACCGCCATTATTGGCCCCAACGGCTGCGGGAAATCAACGCTGCTACGCACATTGAGCCGTCTGATGACGCCGGCGCACGGCAAGGTGTGGCTGGATGGCGAACATATTCAACATTACGCCAGTAAAGAGGTGGCGCGCCGCATTGGCCTGCTGGCGCAAAACGCCACTACGCCGGGCGATATTACCGTACAAGAGCTTGTTGCCAGAGGCCGTTATCCGCATCAGCCGCTGTTCACCCGCTGGCGTAAAGAAGATGAAGACGCGGTGATGAACGCCATGAAAGCTACCGGGATCACCCACCTGGCAGCACAAAGCGTAGATACGCTTTCCGGCGGACAGCGCCAGCGAGCGTGGATCGCCATGGTGTTGGCGCAGGAAACGTCAATCATGCTGCTCGACGAGCCGACCACCTGGCTGGATATCAGTCATCAAATAGATCTGCTGGAACTGCTCAGCGAGTTAAACCGCGAGAAGGGCTATACGCTGGCCGCCGTGCTGCACGATCTGAACCAGGCCTGCCGTTATGCCACGCATTTAATCGCGCTTCGTGAAGGGAAGATTATTGCCGAGGGTGCGCCGAAGGAAATTGTTACGCCGCAGCTTATCGAAAAGATCTACGGACTGCGCTGCATGATTATTGACGATCCGGTGGCCGGAACGCCGCTGGTGGTGCCTCTCGGGCGTCAGAAATAACGTTATTTATTGTATGGCGACGTGTTCGTCGCCATACAATAATAAATCACACCAGTTGCTGCCCAAGGATCGCAATATCACGTTTACGCGATAGCATGGCATAATTCAGCAGAACCCCACCGCACGCCACCATTCCACCCAACAGCGCCGCCAGAATAACGATCATGGATTTCGCGGGGCCGTCTTTTTTCACTGGCAGCGACGAGGCAAGTTGATATTTAAACGGTGAGAATTTGACGTCACTGACATTCATCGCCAAGAGCTGTTCAACGTGATACTGGCGGTTACGCAATTCACCGTTGATCTCTGCTACATCGGTTACTGATTTTTCGATTTCTAATTTACGCGCAATGCCATCCGCACCCAGCGAAATAGAGAAATCAGGATCGTCCTTCACGGCTTGTCCATTACTGTAAACCGGTTTTTTGATCCCAGCCGCATTCGCAATTTCGAGTGAATAATTCAATCTCTGAATGTTTGCATCCAATTGATTCTTCAGTCTGATTCGGTCCATCGCCAGTCGTTCTTTCTCAAAGCTGGTTTTGATGGCCAGTTTATTGCGAATATTCTCCAGCGTTTCTTTCACAACACGGTCAGAAATAAACTGGATATACCCTGCCAGCACGGCCTGCGCTTCTTCAGCCAGCGGTGCGGTAAAGCTTAGCGTCCACGCGGTATACAGCGAGGTTTCATTCTTCTTACCCTGATTTGCATCAACCGCTTTCATTTTTTCACTGAGGCGTACTATCGCCCGATGCAAATCCATTTCGTCTATATCAGCGCCTTTCAGCTGATCCATCACATAAGGTGAAGAGCGCAGGTACTCTTCCAGCAGCGATGGCGATTGAAATTTCTTGATAAACAGGTTAAATACATCACCACGGTTAACGCTAATATCCATGTCCAGCACACGCAACTTGGTCAACGCATTCTCAAGTCCCTGCCACTGCACGGGTTCAGCTGGGGTAACAATTGCCTCACTGGTCCATTTTTGCGGAAGCAGAAAAGACACCAGAAACCCCACACAGGCAAACGCGAAGACGGTAGCAATAATCTTGTTCCTGGCGCGCCACAAAATCTCGAGCAGGTTGAATAAATCAATTTCATTACCGCTTAGCGTAGTCTGCGGATACGCAGCTAATTCTGAATCATTATCTTTCTTTATTTTTAATGATGACATGTTGTGTAACCTGAATTTCTGGCCAAAAGAAACTTCTTCCCGTAGACAAAGTCTACCAGCTAATAAGAATTATCCGAAACACTCTTTGCGCCTAATAACCTGCCAGATATTATATTCAGAATTTATTAAGTTTTATGGTCTCCACCCACCAGCATAAACAAAACAACCCCATAACATTTAATTTACATTATGGGGTTATTCAAATAAACCAATAGTGAGTATTCCCGGCTACGCAGGCGGAGCGATCAACCTGTTTATGATCGGCCCAATCTTCTCAAACGCCGACGGCGAAATAATATCAACGTGCGCGCAGTCCTGACGGTAGATATCCAGACTGGCTATCCACGGCGACCAGCTATGTTCAGGGCTGACACCCGGCGCTAAGGTACGCTCAGCGACAAACAGCGTGGCGTGACCGTCAAAAGGCACGCTGTGCGCGGTGGTTAACAGACGCACCGCATCGGCATAGTTACCCTCAATGGTGCTAAACAGCGTGTCGGACGCATTGCCCTGCTGCGCCGCCAGAAACGCCTCGCGTTCGCGTTCGATTTCCGCCAATACGGCAGGATCCAACCCATTGGCCTCTTTTTCCTGCCAGTTTTGCGTTTCCGGCGGCCAGGTATCCAGCAACCCCAGGAATGCAACCTTCTCTCCCCTGGCCTGCAAGCGTGCCGCAATACCCTGCGCCAGCGTGCCGCCCAGCGAATACCCCAGTAAATAGTAGGGGCCGTGAGGCTGCTGCTCCAGCAACGTTTTAAGATGGTATTCACAGACCTCATCGAGATTTGCTGCCGTCTGCATCGGCCCACTGGGCCGTGGCGACTGAATGCCAGTAATTGACCACTCAGGGTTCAAATAGCGTGATAACACGCTAAACTGCCAGGCAAAGCCGGACGCCGGATGGAAACAGAACAGCGTTGGGCCGTGGCTGGTGCGCAGCGGTAGCAGCGCTTCAAACCCCAGTTGCTGTGACTGTGCGTCATCGTTGCTGTCCAACAGCGTACTGAGTTGTTCAACGGTGGAAGCAACCATCACCTGCCCTGGCGTCACCTGACGTTCAAATACGCGGCTCAACTGCGCCGCCAGCTTCATCGCCAGTAACGAATGACCGCCGAGCGCGAAAAAGTCTGCTGCTACATCATTAACTTCACAGCCCAGCAGCGCGGAAAAGGCCTCGGCAATGGTGGTCTCCGTGCCCGGGTATGGCGCGCGTCCTGCCGTGCGCGGCGTCAACTGCGGCATCGGTAAGGCTTTACGATCCAGCTTACCGTTGGCGCTGAGCGGTAACTCCGCCAGCTGCAATAACACGGACGGCACCATATGCGCAGGCAGCGTTTCACGCAGTCTCGCCTGTAGTGCGGGAATATCCAGCGGTAACCCCGAATGCGACACCAGATACCCGACCAGCTGGCGCGCATCGCCGCCGGTAGCTACCGCCTGATTGAATACGCAGGCATGGGCCACGGCATGCTCGACATCCGGTAGCGTCTGCATTACCCGATCAATCTCACCCAGTTCAATGCGCTGCCCGCGGATTTTTAGCTGGTCATCGCTGCGCCCGAGGTATTCCACCGCACCATTATCCAGCCAGCGCGCCACGTCCCCGGTAC of the Citrobacter freundii genome contains:
- the entS gene encoding enterobactin transporter EntS, whose product is MNRQSWLLNLSLLKTHPAFRAVFLARFISIVSLGLLGVAVPVQIQMMTQSTWQVGLSVTLTGSAMFIGLMIGGVLADRYERKKVILLARGTCGIGFIGLCLNALLPEPSLLAIYILGLWDGFFASLGVTALLAATPALVGRENLMQAGAITMLTVRLGSVISPMVGGVLLATGGVAWNYGLAAAGTFITLLPLLSLPALPPPPQPREHPLKSLLAAFRFLLASPLIGGIALLGGLLTMASAVRVLYPALAMSWQMSSAQIGLLYAAIPLGAAIGALTSGQLAHSVRPGLIMLTSTVASFLAIGLFGLMPVWQLGVVCLALFGWLSAVSSLLQYTLLQTQTPEAMLGRINGLWTAQNVTGDAIGAALLGGLGAMMTPVASASVSGFGLAIVGLLLLLLLSEVRRFRQMPVNAG
- the wzz(fepE) gene encoding LPS O-antigen length regulator Wzz(fepE), giving the protein MSSLKIKKDNDSELAAYPQTTLSGNEIDLFNLLEILWRARNKIIATVFAFACVGFLVSFLLPQKWTSEAIVTPAEPVQWQGLENALTKLRVLDMDISVNRGDVFNLFIKKFQSPSLLEEYLRSSPYVMDQLKGADIDEMDLHRAIVRLSEKMKAVDANQGKKNETSLYTAWTLSFTAPLAEEAQAVLAGYIQFISDRVVKETLENIRNKLAIKTSFEKERLAMDRIRLKNQLDANIQRLNYSLEIANAAGIKKPVYSNGQAVKDDPDFSISLGADGIARKLEIEKSVTDVAEINGELRNRQYHVEQLLAMNVSDVKFSPFKYQLASSLPVKKDGPAKSMIVILAALLGGMVACGGVLLNYAMLSRKRDIAILGQQLV
- the fepD gene encoding Fe(3+)-siderophore ABC transporter permease, with the protein product MSCSVSATRAFAVPGLLLLLVVTTVLSLVIGARSLPASVVLDALTGSCHSADCTIVLDARLPRTLAGLLAGGALGLAGALMQTLTRNPLADPGILGVNSGASFAIVLGASLFGFSSPQEQLLMAFSGALAASLIVAFTGSQGGGQLSPVRLTLAGVALGAVLEGLSSGIALLNPDVYDQLRFWQAGSLDIRSLQTLKVVLIPVLIAGAVALFLSRGLNSLSLGTDTATALGSKVARTQFIGLLVITVLCGSATAIVGPIAFIGLMMPHMARWLVGADHRWSLPVTLLATPSLLLIADIIGRLIVPGELRVSVVSAFIGAPVLIFLVRRKQRGGGA
- the fepC gene encoding iron-enterobactin ABC transporter ATP-binding protein; translation: MTESVARLRGDQLTLGYGKFTVAENLDVSIPDGHFTAIIGPNGCGKSTLLRTLSRLMTPAHGKVWLDGEHIQHYASKEVARRIGLLAQNATTPGDITVQELVARGRYPHQPLFTRWRKEDEDAVMNAMKATGITHLAAQSVDTLSGGQRQRAWIAMVLAQETSIMLLDEPTTWLDISHQIDLLELLSELNREKGYTLAAVLHDLNQACRYATHLIALREGKIIAEGAPKEIVTPQLIEKIYGLRCMIIDDPVAGTPLVVPLGRQK
- the fepG gene encoding iron-enterobactin ABC transporter permease, with translation MMHLSRRLMISCLLLVVGCIAVGLWSLRSGVVTLETQQIIAALLGDAPRNITLVVTEWRLPRVLMALLIGAALGVSGAIFQSLMRNPLGSPDVMGFNTGAWSGVLVAMVLFGQHLTAIALAAMLGGVLTSLVVWALAWRNGIETFRLIIIGIGIRAMLVAFNTWLLLKASLETALTAGLWNAGSLNGLTWAKTWPSAPLIILMLVCATLLVRRLRLLEMGDDSACALGVSVERSRLMMMLVAVVLTAAATALAGPISFIALVAPHIARRLSGTARWGLTQSALCGALLLLTADLCAQQLFLPYQLPVGVVTVSLGGIYLIVLLIQESRKK